The genome window GTCCGACTGCCACGGAAACGCGCGGAACGCCCGGTTTAACGGCTCCTCCGCCGTGTGTGGGAAATGCCACAACAGATGATGCGCGAATTCGCGCCAGTATAATTGCCTCAGGTACGACTCGGCGGCGCGAACCCAGCCCGGGCGCGTCCGCTCCGCCATTCGCACCTGCACCGCGTGGTACACGGCGTGCGGACTGACCTCACCGAAATGCAGGTGCGGAGAGAGGCGCGATGTGCCCGGCGTGCCCGGAATATCGCGCAACGTGTCATAGGCGCCGGCCGCCTCCGCGAGAAAGTCGTGCAGCATCGCGGCTGCGCCCGCTTCGCCGGGCGTCCACGCCGCGCGCATGCCGCCTGCCCAGTCCGTATCCGGCAGCAGGGGCAATTGCTTCAAGGGCTTGCTTGAAGGCCAGCGGCCCGGCGCGGCGATTTTACGCGGCGCGTCCAGCGGCGCCGGTGGCTCGTGCGTCGCCGCCGCGCGCCAGAACGGAGTGAAGACCTTGAACGGCCCGCCCTGCCGCGTCAGGACCTCCGTTGGCTCGACAAGCAGCGCGGCATTGAACGTCCGTGTCTCGACGCCCTGTTCGCGCAGGCTGTCCTCCACCTGCGCGTCGCGCGCACGCAGCATCGGCTCGTAGCGGCGGCTCCAGTAGACCGCCGTCGCGCCCGTTTCCTCGACAAGCGCCCGCAGTGTCCTCAGCGACGGCCCCGTACACACGACAAGCCGCGAACCGCGGCGGCGCAGAGAAGCATCGAGCGAAGCCAGCGAATGATGCAGCCACCAACGGCTCGCCGCGCCCGGCGGCCACGCGCCCTCCTCTTCCGGCGCCCAAATAAACACGGGCACGACGGGCCCGCCGCGCTTCGCTGCCGCCGCAAGCGCGGGATGGTCCGCAACCCGCAAATCGAGCCGGAACCACACGATGGTCGCGCGCTCTTGCTTCCCTTTCGCCATCATGCACCGAGTCTAACCGGGCTTGTGCCCCCACATCGGACGGAAGTGGCGCCCACCTGCAATGGGCAATCCGTCTTCAGCCTCCCTTCTGTCCTTTATGTCCTTTACCGCAATGTCCAATGCCCGGGGCGCGCATCGCGTACCCGCAGGGCGGGGAAACGGTCAACGGGTTCCCCGTTCCTACGCTTCGAGTCTCCAATCCCCGCGGTACTTGCGCGTGAGCATGCCGTTGAGCGCCGGATTGTCGACAACGGTCTCCGTTTCCGGGTTCCACTGGAATTTTGCGCCAAGCATGCACGCGATCTTGCCCAGATGCCCGATCGAGGCCGAGCGATGCCCCGCATTCACCGGCGCGATGCACTCCTCGCGCGAAGCGACACACTCAATAAAGTCGGTCATGTGGTTGCCTTCGCGGCGGAACCGGAAATCAGACTGTTTGAACCGGGTCTTGGTCAGCTTATCGTCGCTCGCCTTTATCCCGCTACGGTCCACGTACAGCCACTGGCCGCCGTCGCCGAAGAACATCGTGCCCAATTCTCCCGTGGCATTCGACTTGAACACGTCCGGCATGTTGCTCGCGTTGGCGACCGTCATCGTCGTCCCGTTCGCGTATTTGCACTCGAAGTGATACTGGGCCGGCGCGTCGTACAGGTTGTTCCGCTCCGTCACGGGGTCCCAGCGCACGCCTTCCACCTCTATCGGGCCCGTGTTGTCCCAATCCATCGCCATGTGGGCGATATCGCCGTGATGGCCGATCCAGTCCATCATCTGGCCGCCGCCGAAACTCATCCACCAGCGCCAGTCCCAGTGATAGCGCTTCGGATGGAACGGCGTCCATGTCGCCGGCCCCACGTAGAACTCCCAGTCCAGTTCCTCCGGCGGTTTCGGGAACTCGTCCACCCAGATGGCGTTGCCATAATTCGGCAGGCTGACCAGGATGTGGCTGATATGGCCAAGATAACCGTTGCGCACAAATTCGCACGCCTGCTTGAACTGACGGCCCGACCGCTGCATGCTGCCTACCTGGAAGATGCGATTATTCTCTTTCACGGCCTTCACGACGGCGCGCCCTTCCCCAAGCGACCACGTCAGCGGCTTTTCGCAGTAGATGTCCTTGCCCCGCTTCGCAGCTTCGACGCATATGATCGCGTGCCAGTGGTCCGGCGTCGCCACGATCACCGCGTCCACATCGTCGCGCGCAAGCACTTCCCGGTAGTCGCCGTGCGAAGCGCAATTCTGGTCGCCGTAGTACTCGTCGACCAACCGCTTGGCCTCCGCAAGGCGCGCCTTGTCCACGTCGCAAACGGCGACGATGCGCACACGCTTGTGCTTGATAGCGTTCTCCGTCAGGCCCTTGCCTTGGCCTCCCGCGCCGATCAGCGCGATCTGAATGCGCTCGTTCGGCGCCGCTGCGCCGTCCGCGCCGAACGCCGCCGACGGCAGAATCGCTGGTGCGGCCAGGGACGCGCCCATCCCGTACAGAAAATGACGCCTCGAAATCCCGTCGTTGCCTGTCGTTTCCACGGTATGATTACCTCCCGTTAATGTGGGTTTACCCCGGCTGCGCGCAATTCCAACACCGCCGCAAACCTTAATGCATTTCTCACCCGCGATTCCAGAGTCAAGCCGCGCAGGCAACCGGACCCCGCGCGGCGGGCCCGTGGAATGCGGGCCCGCCCCTGATTCCCGGGGCTGCCGGAGGGAATGAATCCGACGCGCCGGTGGTTTCAGACCCAGCATAGGCAATATGCGGGACCTAACAGTGCGGTCCGTGACCGGCAGACAGCATGTGCGGGGTCACGGGCA of Candidatus Hydrogenedentota bacterium contains these proteins:
- a CDS encoding deoxyribodipyrimidine photo-lyase; the protein is MAKGKQERATIVWFRLDLRVADHPALAAAAKRGGPVVPVFIWAPEEEGAWPPGAASRWWLHHSLASLDASLRRRGSRLVVCTGPSLRTLRALVEETGATAVYWSRRYEPMLRARDAQVEDSLREQGVETRTFNAALLVEPTEVLTRQGGPFKVFTPFWRAAATHEPPAPLDAPRKIAAPGRWPSSKPLKQLPLLPDTDWAGGMRAAWTPGEAGAAAMLHDFLAEAAGAYDTLRDIPGTPGTSRLSPHLHFGEVSPHAVYHAVQVRMAERTRPGWVRAAESYLRQLYWREFAHHLLWHFPHTAEEPLNRAFRAFPWQSDAHALRAWRKGRTGYPIVDAGMRELWTSGWMHNRVRMIAASFLVKDLLLPWQEGARWFWDTLVDADLANNTLGWQWVAGCGADAAPYFRVFNPELQGRKFDPDGTYVRTWIPELAHVPGAGAHAPQVRQGGKYPAPIVNHQEARGRALAAYESVKTWRALEP
- a CDS encoding Gfo/Idh/MocA family oxidoreductase codes for the protein METTGNDGISRRHFLYGMGASLAAPAILPSAAFGADGAAAPNERIQIALIGAGGQGKGLTENAIKHKRVRIVAVCDVDKARLAEAKRLVDEYYGDQNCASHGDYREVLARDDVDAVIVATPDHWHAIICVEAAKRGKDIYCEKPLTWSLGEGRAVVKAVKENNRIFQVGSMQRSGRQFKQACEFVRNGYLGHISHILVSLPNYGNAIWVDEFPKPPEELDWEFYVGPATWTPFHPKRYHWDWRWWMSFGGGQMMDWIGHHGDIAHMAMDWDNTGPIEVEGVRWDPVTERNNLYDAPAQYHFECKYANGTTMTVANASNMPDVFKSNATGELGTMFFGDGGQWLYVDRSGIKASDDKLTKTRFKQSDFRFRREGNHMTDFIECVASREECIAPVNAGHRSASIGHLGKIACMLGAKFQWNPETETVVDNPALNGMLTRKYRGDWRLEA